The Endozoicomonas montiporae CL-33 genome contains a region encoding:
- a CDS encoding low molecular weight protein-tyrosine-phosphatase: MVKVLFVCLGNICRSPTAHGIFARQVENAGLADVIIIDSAGTSGWHKGSKPDSRSMAEAKQQGYDLSFIRSRQVTAEDFAGQDYILAMDQSNLDDLLAECPPEHQHKVKLFLDFAEGSRSEVPDPYYGGDDGFADVLRLVEQGGLALLDHMMRHHFPSRGNASD; encoded by the coding sequence ATGGTTAAGGTACTGTTTGTCTGTCTCGGTAATATTTGCCGGTCACCGACTGCCCACGGCATTTTTGCCCGTCAGGTTGAAAACGCCGGTCTTGCCGATGTGATTATCATTGATTCGGCAGGTACCAGTGGCTGGCATAAGGGCTCAAAGCCTGATAGTCGTTCCATGGCGGAGGCAAAACAGCAAGGTTATGATTTGTCGTTTATTCGTTCGCGCCAGGTGACCGCTGAAGACTTTGCCGGACAGGATTATATTCTGGCCATGGATCAGAGTAATCTGGATGACTTGCTGGCTGAGTGTCCACCCGAGCATCAGCACAAAGTGAAACTGTTTCTGGACTTTGCAGAAGGCTCAAGGTCTGAAGTGCCTGATCCTTATTATGGTGGTGACGACGGCTTTGCTGATGTTTTGCGACTGGTTGAACAGGGTGGTCTGGCGTTGCTCGATCATATGATGCGACACCACTTTCCCTCCCGGGGCAACGCTTCTGACTGA
- the rne gene encoding ribonuclease E produces MKRMLINATQSEELRVALVDGQRLYDLDIESGAREQKKANIYKGKITRVEPSLEAAFVDFGAERHGFLPLKEISREYFSASYSGGRPSIKDVIKEGQEVIIQVDKEERGNKGAALTTLVSLAGRYLVLMPNNPRAGGISRRIEGDERAELRETLSQLNIPAEMGVIVRTAGLGRSQEELQWDLDYLLQLWSSIKEAAEQPAPLLIYQESNVIIRAIRDYLRQDIGEVLIDRQSVYDEAVTFIKQVMPQYEHKIKLYKDSIPLFNRFQIESQIETAFQREVRLPSGGSIVIDPTEALVSIDINSARATRGGDIEETALNTNLEAADEIARQLRLRDIGGLIVIDFIDMSHNRNQREVENRIRQALSMDRARVQTGRISRFGLLEMSRQRLRPSLGETSGVVCPRCSGQGTIRDIESLALSILRLMEEEAMKDKTSEIRAQVPVPVAAFLLNEKRSAIAKIEKRHQARVIVIPNANLDTPHYDVQRLRDDHVAEHVESSYEILEAEETAEQVVSASKPAPRQEAAVKTVAPAQPAPVKQEKPGLIRSFVKALGGLFGNEEEQKQPESRQKPQSSSRSQREHQQPQRKQRSHRDNRDNREARESRAHESRDNRDNRREQNDDQRQNRNDRRRGRQDRNESRHDARSDSRNDSRTDSRNESRNEQSDNRQQRQQRQKQDRQEGRNSRQKQERFDRDDQSSRNQAAHSENRHENRNEGRADTRRNDNLNQDTEQQGEDNRRRRRPGSAQRRRSNRPTQRDRNVQDQPTLPSLSKPQEQKLPEPEQQKPAAQESGQAPAAKAEAPKERKPASQAKPAVEAPAPVEAKTAEKAEQPKPELQAPVEETKTDKPVLAEPAAKPAAPVANSEATMQAPIEVAKPAEQEPRMTEMAKAVAASHQPTIPVESAPVTTSVEFSQPEAKQDQTFNEAVEQLQNALTQLTEQPEEAPAKKVENTGVATEQQTAIEQQAKKPVIEEPATVEQETTTASSEASETQESHSESQRPARRRRRSRALNDPRLKRKQQAEEASAEAARPADSQQTEASQ; encoded by the coding sequence ATGAAGAGAATGTTAATCAACGCAACTCAATCGGAAGAGTTGCGTGTTGCACTGGTAGACGGACAACGCCTGTATGATCTGGATATAGAATCAGGCGCCCGCGAACAGAAAAAGGCCAACATCTACAAAGGCAAAATCACCCGTGTCGAGCCGAGCCTCGAAGCTGCCTTTGTTGACTTTGGCGCAGAACGCCACGGCTTCCTGCCACTGAAAGAAATCTCCCGCGAGTATTTCAGCGCTTCTTACTCCGGTGGCCGTCCGAGCATTAAGGACGTCATCAAGGAAGGTCAGGAAGTGATCATTCAGGTTGACAAGGAAGAGCGTGGCAACAAAGGCGCGGCCCTGACAACACTGGTCAGCCTTGCTGGTCGCTACCTTGTTCTGATGCCTAACAACCCTCGCGCTGGCGGCATCTCCCGTCGTATTGAAGGTGACGAGCGCGCAGAACTGCGTGAAACCCTGAGCCAGCTGAATATTCCTGCTGAAATGGGCGTCATTGTTCGCACCGCCGGACTGGGTCGCAGTCAGGAAGAACTGCAATGGGATCTGGACTACCTGTTACAGCTCTGGAGCTCTATCAAAGAAGCCGCTGAACAGCCTGCACCGCTGCTGATCTATCAGGAAAGCAACGTTATCATCCGTGCCATCCGCGATTACCTGCGTCAGGACATCGGTGAAGTTCTGATCGACAGGCAGTCTGTCTACGACGAAGCCGTGACCTTTATCAAGCAGGTCATGCCCCAGTATGAGCATAAGATCAAGCTCTACAAGGACAGCATCCCACTGTTCAACCGCTTCCAGATCGAGTCCCAGATTGAAACTGCGTTCCAGCGTGAAGTGCGTCTTCCTTCCGGTGGTTCCATTGTCATCGACCCGACTGAAGCCCTGGTCTCTATCGACATCAACTCCGCCCGTGCAACCCGTGGTGGTGACATCGAAGAAACCGCACTGAATACCAACCTCGAAGCGGCTGACGAAATTGCCCGCCAACTGCGCCTGCGCGACATTGGTGGCCTGATCGTGATCGATTTCATCGACATGAGCCACAACCGCAACCAGCGCGAGGTCGAGAACCGTATTCGTCAGGCTCTGTCCATGGACCGCGCCCGCGTTCAGACAGGTCGTATCTCACGTTTTGGTCTGCTGGAAATGTCCCGTCAGCGCCTGCGTCCTTCTCTGGGAGAAACCAGCGGCGTTGTCTGCCCTCGCTGTTCTGGTCAGGGCACCATTCGCGACATCGAATCCCTGGCACTCTCCATCCTGCGTCTGATGGAAGAAGAGGCCATGAAGGACAAGACCTCCGAAATCCGGGCTCAGGTGCCGGTACCGGTGGCTGCCTTCCTGCTGAACGAAAAACGTTCTGCTATTGCCAAGATCGAAAAGCGTCATCAGGCTCGCGTCATTGTGATTCCTAACGCTAACCTGGACACCCCGCACTACGACGTTCAACGTCTGCGTGATGACCATGTTGCCGAGCATGTAGAAAGCAGCTACGAAATTCTGGAAGCGGAAGAAACTGCAGAGCAGGTTGTCTCTGCAAGCAAACCTGCACCTCGTCAGGAAGCGGCTGTGAAGACCGTCGCACCGGCTCAGCCAGCGCCCGTCAAGCAGGAAAAGCCCGGCCTGATTCGCTCTTTTGTAAAAGCTCTGGGCGGTCTGTTTGGTAACGAAGAAGAACAAAAACAGCCTGAGAGCCGTCAAAAGCCTCAGTCTTCTTCCCGTTCTCAACGCGAGCATCAACAGCCACAGCGCAAACAACGCAGTCATCGCGACAACAGGGACAATCGTGAAGCCCGCGAGAGCCGAGCACACGAAAGCCGTGACAACAGAGACAACCGTCGCGAACAGAACGATGATCAGCGTCAGAACCGCAATGATCGTCGTCGTGGCCGTCAGGATCGTAATGAATCACGTCATGATGCCCGCAGCGATTCACGCAATGACTCTCGTACTGATTCCCGTAACGAGTCCCGTAACGAGCAAAGCGACAATCGCCAGCAGCGCCAACAGCGCCAGAAACAGGATCGTCAGGAAGGCCGTAACAGCCGCCAGAAGCAGGAACGCTTTGATCGCGACGATCAATCTTCTCGCAACCAAGCTGCCCATAGCGAGAATCGTCACGAAAATCGCAACGAAGGACGCGCCGACACCCGCAGAAATGACAATCTGAATCAGGACACCGAACAACAGGGTGAAGACAACCGTCGTCGTCGCCGTCCGGGTTCTGCCCAGCGTCGCCGCAGCAACCGTCCAACCCAGCGCGATCGCAACGTTCAGGATCAACCAACTCTGCCATCCCTGTCCAAGCCACAGGAGCAAAAACTGCCAGAACCTGAACAGCAAAAGCCGGCTGCCCAGGAATCCGGACAGGCTCCGGCGGCAAAGGCTGAAGCTCCGAAAGAGCGCAAACCTGCTTCTCAAGCAAAACCAGCAGTCGAAGCACCTGCTCCAGTAGAAGCAAAGACTGCTGAAAAAGCTGAGCAGCCAAAGCCAGAATTACAGGCACCTGTAGAAGAAACCAAAACGGATAAGCCGGTACTGGCCGAACCAGCTGCCAAGCCTGCTGCGCCAGTAGCTAATTCCGAAGCTACTATGCAGGCACCGATTGAAGTGGCAAAACCAGCAGAACAGGAACCACGAATGACTGAAATGGCAAAAGCCGTTGCAGCCAGTCACCAGCCAACGATTCCTGTGGAAAGTGCTCCTGTTACCACTTCTGTAGAGTTCTCTCAGCCAGAAGCCAAGCAAGATCAGACCTTCAATGAAGCTGTAGAACAGCTGCAGAATGCTCTGACCCAGCTGACTGAGCAGCCTGAAGAAGCTCCGGCCAAAAAGGTGGAAAACACGGGAGTAGCTACAGAGCAACAAACTGCCATTGAGCAGCAGGCCAAAAAGCCTGTGATTGAAGAACCGGCTACTGTTGAACAGGAGACGACGACTGCTTCCTCTGAAGCATCAGAGACTCAGGAAAGCCATTCAGAAAGTCAGCGACCTGCGCGCCGACGTCGCCGCAGCCGTGCGCTTAACGATCCACGACTGAAGCGCAAGCAACAGGCTGAAGAAGCTTCTGCTGAAGCAGCCCGGCCAGCAGATTCGCAGCAGACCGAAGCGTCTCAATAA
- a CDS encoding Maf family protein, translated as MKLLLASGSPYRKQLLERLELSFECRAPDIDETPQRDETAEKLALRLSAAKAQALAAAYPDHLIIASDQAAQLGSTILGKPGTPARAIEQLTACNNKTVTFYTGLCLLNTTTGKQQIDCVPFTVHFRNLAREQIANYIKKEEPLDCAGSFKCEGLGITLFTRMEGDDPNSLTGLPLIRLTDMLLNEGISII; from the coding sequence ATGAAATTACTCCTTGCCTCCGGCTCTCCCTATCGCAAACAGCTTCTTGAACGACTCGAACTGTCGTTCGAGTGCCGGGCTCCGGATATTGATGAAACACCCCAGAGAGATGAAACCGCTGAAAAGTTAGCCCTGAGACTTTCAGCCGCCAAAGCACAGGCACTGGCAGCGGCCTACCCTGACCACCTGATTATCGCTTCCGATCAGGCTGCACAGCTGGGCAGCACCATTCTGGGTAAGCCCGGCACCCCTGCCCGCGCTATCGAACAATTAACAGCCTGCAACAACAAGACCGTCACGTTCTACACTGGGCTTTGCTTGCTCAATACCACCACCGGTAAACAGCAAATCGACTGCGTGCCTTTTACCGTCCATTTCAGAAACCTTGCCCGCGAGCAGATTGCGAATTATATAAAGAAGGAAGAACCACTGGACTGTGCAGGCAGTTTTAAATGCGAAGGGCTGGGCATCACCCTGTTTACACGCATGGAAGGTGACGACCCTAACAGCCTGACCGGACTGCCATTAATACGCTTAACCGATATGCTGCTAAACGAAGGTATTTCGATTATTTAA
- the murB gene encoding UDP-N-acetylmuramate dehydrogenase, whose protein sequence is MNIVENYSLKDRNTFGFQVSARYFVEVSSIEQLQQALAFARESSLPCLPLGGGSNLVLTGDIDALVIAVNLRERSVLERTDESVVVRAGAGENWHELVHWTLAEQAYGLENLSLIPGHVGAAPIQNIGAYGVELKDYFESLEAVEIHSGELRRFSQEECQFGYRDSVFKQALRDQFIITSVTFRLVSHLQPKLGYGQLQQELEQRCGRRSPTGMEISEAVADVRMQKLPDPKVLGNAGSFFKNPVVSVATVDRLRAEFPDLVAYPFGAGWKLAAGWLIDKAGLRGYREGRVGTYQHQALVLVNHGDARPDELLELASVIVQKVKAVFGVELEMEPRVY, encoded by the coding sequence ATGAATATTGTTGAAAATTACTCCCTGAAAGACCGGAATACTTTCGGCTTTCAGGTGTCTGCCCGCTATTTTGTTGAAGTTTCTTCCATTGAGCAATTGCAGCAGGCTCTGGCATTTGCCCGTGAAAGCAGCTTGCCCTGCCTGCCTCTGGGTGGTGGTAGCAACCTTGTTTTAACCGGTGACATAGATGCTCTGGTGATTGCGGTTAATCTGAGAGAGCGTTCAGTGTTGGAGCGCACTGATGAGTCGGTTGTTGTTCGGGCTGGTGCGGGTGAAAACTGGCATGAACTGGTGCACTGGACTCTGGCTGAGCAGGCTTATGGGCTGGAAAATCTGTCGTTGATTCCCGGCCATGTCGGGGCTGCACCGATTCAGAATATTGGTGCTTACGGTGTCGAACTGAAAGATTACTTTGAAAGCCTCGAAGCAGTTGAAATTCACTCGGGTGAACTGCGTCGCTTTTCTCAGGAAGAGTGTCAGTTTGGTTATCGTGATTCCGTGTTTAAACAGGCATTGCGCGATCAGTTCATTATCACCTCTGTGACGTTCCGGCTGGTGTCTCATCTACAGCCAAAACTGGGCTACGGACAATTGCAGCAGGAACTTGAACAACGGTGTGGTCGTCGTTCGCCAACGGGGATGGAAATCAGTGAAGCCGTTGCGGATGTGCGCATGCAGAAATTGCCAGACCCAAAGGTTCTGGGCAATGCGGGCAGTTTCTTTAAAAATCCGGTCGTCAGTGTTGCTACGGTTGACCGGCTGCGAGCTGAATTCCCTGACCTGGTCGCTTACCCGTTTGGCGCTGGATGGAAGCTGGCGGCAGGCTGGTTGATTGATAAGGCTGGTTTACGAGGTTACCGGGAAGGACGTGTTGGCACTTATCAGCATCAGGCGCTGGTGCTGGTGAACCATGGTGACGCCAGACCTGATGAACTGCTTGAGCTGGCGAGCGTCATTGTTCAGAAAGTCAAAGCGGTGTTTGGTGTTGAGCTGGAAATGGAGCCGCGGGTTTATTAA
- a CDS encoding L,D-transpeptidase family protein has protein sequence MVVLRVVFRVGLFFLFSLLFSLSLVADVRAAGWLEQPELTVNPEPDVADQPIEPSVQGRQLIQWLGTASQHGISLPQQNWLQLAADPSSRNIRVIARMFASALDSGMLDKRIYQPGWRISDQSVLASLENHLDNDNLNLVEPALPEYDLFKQHLKQLRWWRDHALQQFPEDLVLDRGHRHASVSQLNQWLRDLDLADHLPAGVYSGKHQAVIKKVQGLFRLSKDGELGPRTRQALIALTLKRIKTLRINLERLRWLPRTLPYPRVWVDIAGFHVYWMADRYSQQKFKAIVGMPSRQTPVFQDEIESITINPPWRVPASIASTNLLRKAKRDPSFLKREGFTVYSSWKGNARVVNPDKVNWDKLDRRSFPYRLEQKPGKVNRLGRYKLDSPNRFSVYLHDTHTPDLFNKSVRSLSSGCTRVENIDELINSILVSQGMAGRVRTLQQLGKTSRLQLPRKIPLYFAYFTAWPEKGGRVRFRDDIYRLDDALLARF, from the coding sequence ATGGTTGTCTTAAGAGTTGTCTTCAGAGTCGGTCTTTTTTTTCTGTTTTCCCTGTTGTTCAGTCTGTCGCTTGTCGCTGATGTGAGGGCTGCAGGCTGGCTTGAACAGCCTGAACTGACGGTTAACCCGGAACCTGATGTGGCTGACCAGCCAATTGAGCCTTCTGTTCAGGGGCGGCAACTGATTCAATGGCTTGGTACCGCGTCCCAGCATGGTATCAGCCTTCCTCAGCAGAACTGGTTGCAACTGGCAGCTGATCCTTCCTCCAGAAACATTCGTGTGATTGCGCGAATGTTTGCTTCTGCGCTTGATTCCGGCATGTTGGACAAGCGAATCTATCAACCCGGCTGGCGAATATCGGATCAGTCGGTGCTGGCTTCTCTGGAAAATCACCTTGATAACGACAACCTGAATCTGGTTGAGCCTGCACTTCCTGAATACGACCTGTTCAAACAACATCTGAAGCAACTGCGTTGGTGGCGTGATCATGCTTTGCAGCAGTTTCCTGAAGATCTGGTGCTGGATAGAGGGCATCGACATGCGTCTGTCAGTCAGCTGAATCAATGGTTGAGAGATCTTGATCTGGCTGATCATTTGCCTGCCGGTGTGTACTCGGGCAAACATCAGGCGGTTATCAAAAAGGTTCAGGGGCTATTCAGGCTGAGTAAGGATGGCGAACTGGGTCCGAGAACAAGGCAGGCGCTGATTGCCCTGACATTAAAACGTATTAAAACACTTAGGATCAACCTTGAGCGGTTGCGCTGGTTGCCAAGAACCTTGCCTTATCCAAGGGTGTGGGTGGATATTGCCGGTTTCCATGTTTACTGGATGGCTGATCGTTACAGTCAACAGAAGTTTAAAGCGATTGTCGGTATGCCTTCCCGACAAACGCCGGTCTTTCAGGATGAAATCGAAAGCATCACCATTAATCCACCCTGGCGAGTGCCTGCTTCCATTGCCTCTACCAACCTCCTGCGAAAAGCCAAGCGAGACCCATCGTTTCTGAAGCGTGAGGGTTTTACGGTTTATTCCAGTTGGAAAGGTAATGCCCGGGTCGTCAACCCGGATAAGGTTAACTGGGATAAACTGGATCGCCGTTCTTTCCCTTACCGGCTTGAACAGAAACCGGGTAAAGTAAACCGTCTTGGTCGTTATAAGCTGGATTCACCTAATCGTTTCAGTGTTTATCTGCACGACACTCATACGCCTGATCTGTTTAATAAATCCGTACGCTCATTAAGCTCTGGTTGTACCAGGGTAGAAAATATTGATGAGTTGATTAACAGTATTCTGGTCAGTCAGGGGATGGCGGGACGAGTCCGGACGTTGCAGCAATTAGGAAAAACCAGTCGGTTACAGCTTCCCAGAAAAATACCACTGTATTTTGCGTATTTTACCGCCTGGCCAGAGAAAGGCGGACGGGTTCGGTTTCGGGATGATATCTATCGGCTGGATGATGCACTTCTGGCGAGGTTTTAG
- the rluC gene encoding 23S rRNA pseudouridine(955/2504/2580) synthase RluC — protein sequence MDRRLNDSRDSASEQAYRPKVRLVSIDNEDAGQRVDNYLVRELKGVPKTRVYRIIRKGEVRVNKKRVTAAYRLQDGDVLRIPPIRVSEKADQVVAGGAVLEKLEASIIYEDDQLMIINKPSGIAVHGGSGINFGVIEAMRKLRPDARSLELVHRLDRDTSGCLMIAKRRSMLRYLHNQFQEDKVSKIYNALVIGRWPNRKVLVNAPLQKNTLQSGERMVRVDLDGKKSKTRYQVLERYNHRGESATLVEASPITGRTHQIRVHCLHAGHAILGDDKYGTDEDNKRYRDFGLKRLFLHAARLKLTLPDGTPLTVNAPLSSDLQTVLKTLETERDGSSA from the coding sequence ATGGACAGACGACTCAATGATTCCCGCGATTCCGCTTCAGAACAGGCGTATCGCCCCAAAGTGCGTTTGGTCAGCATCGATAATGAAGATGCTGGTCAGCGTGTTGATAATTACCTGGTTCGGGAGCTGAAAGGTGTTCCGAAAACCCGTGTTTACCGGATTATTCGCAAAGGTGAAGTACGGGTTAACAAAAAACGCGTCACGGCTGCTTACCGCTTGCAGGATGGTGATGTGCTGCGCATTCCGCCCATTCGTGTTTCTGAAAAGGCCGATCAAGTGGTTGCCGGTGGCGCTGTGCTGGAAAAGCTGGAAGCCTCCATTATTTATGAAGATGATCAGCTGATGATCATCAACAAACCTTCCGGTATTGCGGTGCATGGTGGCAGTGGTATCAATTTTGGTGTGATTGAAGCCATGCGCAAGCTTCGCCCGGATGCCAGAAGCCTTGAGCTGGTACACCGGCTTGACCGTGATACCTCGGGCTGTCTGATGATTGCCAAACGTCGCAGCATGTTGCGCTACCTGCACAATCAGTTTCAGGAAGATAAGGTCAGCAAAATTTATAATGCTCTGGTGATTGGTCGTTGGCCCAATCGCAAGGTGCTGGTGAATGCGCCGCTGCAGAAAAATACGTTGCAGTCCGGGGAGCGTATGGTGCGCGTTGATCTGGACGGTAAAAAATCCAAGACGCGTTATCAGGTGTTGGAACGTTACAATCATCGCGGTGAAAGTGCGACACTGGTGGAAGCCAGTCCTATTACCGGACGTACGCACCAGATTCGTGTTCATTGTCTGCACGCTGGTCATGCCATTCTGGGTGATGACAAGTACGGTACCGATGAGGACAATAAACGTTATCGTGACTTTGGTTTGAAACGTTTGTTTTTGCATGCGGCACGATTAAAACTGACGCTGCCGGATGGAACTCCCCTGACAGTAAATGCACCGCTGTCGTCTGATTTGCAGACTGTACTGAAAACCCTTGAAACTGAACGCGACGGATCGTCCGCCTGA
- the kdsB gene encoding 3-deoxy-manno-octulosonate cytidylyltransferase codes for MTETERPFTVVIPARFGSSRLPGKPLADIGGKPMVQHVYERASESRAQRVIIATDDERIFKVAKDFGAEVCMTLPGHPSGTDRLQEVARLYEMSDNEVIVNVQGDEPLIPAKVIDQVAENLMNNPHAGAATLAEPIARRDDLFNPAVVKVVSDQQGNALYFSRAPMPWARDDFAASSDSMPEIDCFRRHIGIYAYRVSLLNQYVQWPQSPIEQLESLEQLRLLWNGHRIHVADALETPPHGVDTEQDLEVVRRLIKEQEAIA; via the coding sequence ATGACTGAAACAGAACGCCCGTTTACAGTGGTCATTCCTGCCCGCTTTGGTTCCAGCCGGTTACCGGGTAAGCCTCTGGCGGACATTGGTGGTAAGCCGATGGTTCAGCACGTTTATGAACGAGCCAGTGAAAGCCGTGCCCAAAGAGTGATCATTGCGACCGACGATGAACGTATTTTCAAAGTGGCAAAGGATTTTGGCGCTGAAGTCTGTATGACCCTGCCCGGTCACCCTTCCGGAACCGACCGTCTGCAGGAAGTGGCGCGCCTGTATGAAATGTCTGACAACGAAGTGATTGTCAATGTGCAGGGTGATGAGCCACTGATTCCGGCCAAGGTCATTGATCAGGTGGCTGAAAATCTTATGAATAACCCGCACGCGGGTGCTGCAACGCTGGCAGAACCGATTGCCCGACGTGATGACCTGTTTAACCCTGCGGTGGTTAAAGTTGTTTCTGATCAGCAGGGTAATGCCCTGTACTTTAGCCGTGCCCCTATGCCCTGGGCGAGGGATGACTTTGCAGCCAGTTCTGATTCAATGCCAGAGATTGATTGCTTCCGCCGGCATATTGGTATTTACGCTTATCGTGTCAGCCTCCTCAATCAGTATGTTCAGTGGCCTCAGAGCCCGATAGAGCAGCTGGAGTCTCTGGAGCAGTTGCGTTTGTTGTGGAATGGTCACCGGATTCATGTGGCTGATGCCCTGGAAACGCCACCTCACGGGGTCGATACGGAGCAGGATCTGGAAGTGGTTCGTCGCCTAATCAAAGAACAGGAAGCGATTGCGTAA
- a CDS encoding YceD family protein, producing MIIGQLPKVFDPRKLARQGKQFEGSLALEQFGQLVDSLADDKGEVKVSLHFYMSEDHRVILEGSVSATLKMICQRCLDVAGIPVTADLRLMGVLTDEQARALPEDFDPLMMGEEPVELVPLLEEELLLALPIVAYHPPEDCPAQRSFTTESEEEAQAFAEQVEEERKGSNPFSVLAELKTDTTN from the coding sequence ATGATTATCGGGCAATTACCCAAAGTCTTTGATCCGCGAAAACTCGCGCGTCAAGGCAAACAGTTTGAAGGTTCGCTGGCTCTGGAACAGTTTGGCCAGCTGGTGGACAGTCTGGCTGATGATAAGGGCGAGGTTAAGGTCTCACTTCATTTTTATATGAGTGAAGATCACAGGGTTATCCTGGAAGGCTCAGTGTCGGCAACGTTGAAGATGATTTGTCAGCGTTGTCTGGATGTAGCCGGTATTCCGGTAACTGCTGACCTCCGGCTGATGGGTGTGTTGACAGATGAGCAAGCCAGGGCTTTGCCGGAAGACTTTGACCCACTGATGATGGGCGAAGAACCGGTTGAGCTGGTGCCTCTGTTGGAAGAAGAGCTGTTACTGGCTCTTCCGATTGTTGCCTATCATCCACCTGAGGACTGCCCGGCTCAGCGAAGTTTCACTACTGAGTCGGAAGAAGAGGCTCAAGCCTTTGCCGAACAGGTAGAGGAAGAGCGGAAAGGCAGTAACCCTTTCAGCGTGCTGGCCGAACTGAAAACAGATACTACGAATTAG
- a CDS encoding S49 family peptidase, which yields MEDNWKEPESVLPDKDDGKAWKLIENLAQGALKEQRRARRWGIFFKLLTFTWLFASIGLFYSAFRVDVSGLGNPEGHTALVDVGGVIADGNDASADAIVGGLRAAFKDPGTQGVILRINSPGGSPVQAGYIYDEIRRLRGKYPETPLYSVIMDIGASGGYYVAAAADEIYADKASLVGSIGVVSSGFGFVEAMEKVGITRRTHTAGDYKAFNDPFQPMDEEATARWQQSLDSIHNQFISAVKTGRGDRLTDDEVIFSGMVWTGENAMKLGLVDGLGSAGYVAREVIGHETIVDFTARLSPLEKFARDLGVGFTGAMIKVLGLEGTVLR from the coding sequence ATGGAAGATAACTGGAAGGAACCCGAGTCGGTTCTACCCGACAAGGATGATGGAAAAGCCTGGAAGCTGATTGAGAATCTGGCGCAGGGTGCGTTAAAAGAACAGCGTCGTGCACGCCGCTGGGGGATCTTCTTCAAGCTGCTGACCTTTACCTGGCTGTTCGCTTCCATTGGACTATTTTATTCTGCCTTTCGTGTTGATGTTTCGGGGCTGGGAAATCCTGAAGGTCATACAGCGCTGGTGGATGTTGGCGGTGTTATTGCAGACGGTAATGATGCCAGCGCGGATGCGATTGTCGGAGGTTTGCGCGCTGCGTTTAAAGATCCGGGTACCCAGGGTGTTATCCTTCGCATTAACAGTCCCGGGGGGAGTCCGGTTCAGGCGGGTTATATCTACGATGAAATTCGTCGTCTGCGTGGCAAGTATCCGGAAACGCCTCTGTATTCTGTCATTATGGATATCGGGGCGTCGGGTGGTTATTACGTAGCGGCAGCGGCTGATGAAATCTACGCCGATAAAGCCAGTCTTGTAGGTTCCATTGGTGTGGTGTCTTCAGGCTTTGGATTTGTTGAGGCGATGGAAAAGGTGGGTATTACCCGCCGTACCCATACAGCCGGTGACTATAAAGCCTTCAACGATCCCTTTCAGCCTATGGATGAAGAGGCGACGGCTCGTTGGCAGCAATCACTGGACAGCATTCACAACCAGTTTATCAGTGCGGTTAAAACCGGTCGTGGAGATCGCCTGACTGATGATGAGGTGATTTTCTCCGGCATGGTGTGGACCGGCGAAAATGCCATGAAGCTTGGTTTGGTTGATGGTCTGGGCAGTGCGGGTTATGTCGCTCGCGAAGTCATCGGGCATGAAACCATTGTGGATTTTACAGCACGACTGTCGCCACTGGAAAAATTTGCTCGTGATCTGGGTGTTGGTTTTACCGGTGCCATGATCAAAGTGTTGGGGCTTGAAGGAACAGTGCTTCGCTAA
- a CDS encoding HAD family hydrolase produces the protein MNKRYSLIIFDWDGTLIDSVPNITHSLSVAAEQMGLPLLDEETYKGVIGLSLINAVRTLYPELSDDQVPQFVKQYRTEYSRLEQQPSGPFPGVTKGLDLLRKKGVAMAVATGKGRNGLDRSMTANQYQAYFQASRCAEEARSKPDPLMLEQLLEELGVPVEQALMVGDAGFDLQMAGNLGMDCVAVTYGAQPKEKLLKHDPVFVADSFDDLIEWMVVR, from the coding sequence TTGAACAAGCGTTATTCGTTAATTATTTTTGACTGGGATGGAACCCTGATTGATTCTGTTCCCAATATTACCCACTCCCTCAGTGTGGCTGCTGAGCAGATGGGGCTGCCGCTTCTGGATGAAGAAACTTATAAAGGTGTGATTGGTCTGAGTCTGATAAATGCCGTTCGTACCTTGTATCCGGAGCTGTCGGATGATCAGGTGCCGCAGTTTGTAAAACAGTATCGCACAGAATATAGCCGTCTTGAGCAACAACCTTCGGGCCCCTTTCCCGGCGTCACAAAGGGTTTGGATTTGTTGCGGAAGAAGGGTGTTGCCATGGCTGTGGCTACAGGCAAGGGGCGGAATGGTTTGGACCGGTCTATGACTGCCAATCAATATCAGGCTTACTTTCAGGCGTCACGTTGTGCTGAAGAAGCTCGCTCCAAACCGGATCCGTTGATGCTGGAACAGTTGTTGGAAGAGCTGGGTGTTCCGGTTGAGCAGGCTCTGATGGTGGGTGATGCCGGGTTTGATTTGCAGATGGCAGGTAATCTGGGTATGGATTGTGTGGCGGTCACCTATGGCGCCCAGCCAAAAGAAAAACTGTTGAAACATGATCCGGTGTTTGTCGCGGACAGTTTTGATGATCTGATTGAATGGATGGTTGTGCGCTGA